The Euphorbia lathyris chromosome 8, ddEupLath1.1, whole genome shotgun sequence genome has a window encoding:
- the LOC136203501 gene encoding leucine-rich repeat extensin-like protein 6 produces the protein MAKSLFLFTFLLYQVLQNEATFNFNGGVEIDLGFGNLNSGHEIPHHPTPAPSTDSSPVETPTTAPSTASSPVETPTTAPASSPVQNPTPAPTPTPATVSSPVQTPPPSSDQKEIPNPTPAPITDQNSAYTALQAWKSAITDDPLKILDTWVGPNVCSYKGIFCDEGDDHHESSSAPSSPPCPNVASIDLNHGRLQGKLVKELSLLKNLSVLHLNTNRFSGEIPASLEQLLCLEELDLSNNNLTGPFPAVALCIPNLAYLDLRFNSFSGPIPEALFTKKLDAVFLNDNNFEGQIPQSLGNSAASVMNLANNKLTGSFPTNFGTLGCNVKEFVFLNNQLTGCMPPGFGLFSDLEVFDVSQNSLTGQIPQTLSKLKNIQVMNLGNNKFSGEMPDFCGIKTLENLTVSNNYFSGFSHDCSKLLKSHKGFNFSCNCVPGGIFGRPSSECSLIPGASLNCLSLPIPQPFPCGKLNLTLV, from the coding sequence ATGGCGAAAAGTTTGTTTCTTTTCACTTTCCTCCTCTACCAGGTTTTACAAAATGAAGcaacatttaattttaatggTGGTGTGGAAATTGATCTCGGCTTTGGAAATTTAAATTCCGGCCATGAAATCCCCCACCACCCAACCCCAGCCCCATCCACAGATTCCTCTCCGGTGGAAACTCCAACCACAGCCCcatccacagcttcctctccggTGGAAACTCCAACCACAGCCCCAGCTTCCTCTCCGGTGCAAAATCCAACCCCAGCCCCAACCCCAACCCCAGCCACAGTTTCCTCTCCGGTGCAAACACCACCCCCAAGTTCCGATCAAAAGGAAATCCCAAACCCAACCCCAGCCCCAATCACCGATCAAAACAGTGCTTACACTGCATTACAAGCATGGAAATCAGCAATTACAGATGACCCATTAAAGATTCTGGATACTTGGGTAGGCCCAAATGTCTGTTCTTACAAAGGGATATTCTGTGATGAAGGTGATGATCATCATGAATCATCATCAGCCCCTTCTTCACCcccttgtccaaatgttgcatcCATAGATCTAAACCATGGAAGGTTACAAGGAAAGCTAGTAAAGGAGCTATCTTTGTTAAAAAACTTATCTGTTCTTCATCTCAACACCAACAGATTCTCCGGGGAAATTCCTGCTTCCTTGGAACAGCTTCTCTGTCTAGAAGAATTAGATTTGAGTAACAATAATTTAACAGGCCCTTTTCCTGCTGTTGCTTTATGCATACCAAATCTTGCTTATCTAGATCTTAGATTCAATAGCTTTTCAGGCCCAATTCCTGAAGCTCTTTTCACCAAAAAATTAGATGCAGTTTTCCTCAATGACAACAATTTTGAAGGCCAAATCCCTCAAAGTTTGGGAAATTCTGCTGCCTCAGTGATGAATTTAGCTAACAACAAATTAACAGGAAGCTTCCCAACAAATTTTGGAACATTGGGTTGTAATGTGAAAGAGTTTGTGTTCCTAAACAATCAGTTAACTGGGTGTATGCCACCTGGATTTGGTCTTTTCTCTGATTTGGAAGTGTTTGATGTCAGCCAAAATTCATTGACAGGTCAAATTCCACAGACATTATCTAAACTGAAAAACATACAAGTTATGAACTTGGGAAACAACAAATTCTCAGGTGAAATGCCTGATTTTTGTGGGATTAAAACACTTGAGAATTTGACAGTTTCAAACAATTACTTTTCTGGGTTTAGCCATGATTGTTCTAAGTTACTAAAAAGCCATAAGGGTTTTAATTTCTCATGTAACTGTGTTCCGGGAGGCATATTCGGAAGACCTTCATCTGAGTGTTCTCTTATTCCGGGGGCATCTCTTAATTGTCTCAGCTTACCTATTCCACAACCTTTTCCTTGTGGGAAACTTAACCTAACATTAGTCTAA